In Shouchella patagoniensis, the following are encoded in one genomic region:
- a CDS encoding ABC transporter substrate-binding protein gives MEIRVKGVSVVCCLLMLGLSGCMTHEVSSGDEIELRFTYWGGPLEREAIETLIDSFNSQHQGIKVNGQLVPINNYVEKMNVMAASKTLPDAGYFPEGSLYPWVENKMLRDLAPLLQSDQSNEKLDYTLYQFNGGPIAGGSVANEVMNIYYNKDLFEEAKMPLPPTNADEAWTWEEFVEVAKKLTVDRDGNSADHPNFNKDRIETYGVSNITGWLDSFLFSNGGGFVDQTGKNLLIDSPETIEVLQEVADLMHVHHVMPRPSDLSTVPATDTALLTKRVAMAIDGQWAMQELGRASIEDGLNLGIGVLPFFKEPATTNYGTPIVAFETGKESVHKDAVDVFLAYIMNPENVLPLIQEGLWMPNETVWYEEDSKINEWTNTPIHPPEYKEAVIDWAKEYVVQNPNYFWDDRQLAGDIITPALDRLWLNHKTAEEVVREDIIPRMDKQFGDKYK, from the coding sequence ATGGAGATCCGAGTGAAAGGTGTTTCAGTTGTTTGCTGTCTGCTAATGTTAGGGCTGTCTGGATGTATGACACATGAAGTAAGTAGTGGGGATGAAATTGAATTGCGCTTTACTTATTGGGGTGGTCCACTTGAACGAGAGGCTATAGAAACACTTATTGATTCGTTTAACTCTCAGCATCAGGGTATTAAAGTAAATGGTCAGCTTGTTCCAATTAATAACTATGTTGAAAAAATGAATGTCATGGCAGCTTCTAAAACATTGCCTGATGCTGGCTATTTTCCAGAGGGCAGTTTGTATCCGTGGGTCGAAAATAAGATGTTACGTGATCTAGCTCCGTTGCTTCAATCAGACCAATCGAATGAGAAGTTAGACTACACGTTATACCAGTTCAACGGTGGACCTATCGCTGGGGGCAGTGTTGCAAATGAAGTAATGAATATTTATTACAATAAAGACTTATTCGAAGAAGCTAAAATGCCGCTCCCTCCAACAAATGCAGATGAAGCCTGGACGTGGGAAGAGTTTGTAGAAGTGGCCAAGAAGCTGACTGTAGATCGTGATGGCAATTCGGCAGACCATCCGAATTTTAACAAAGATAGAATTGAAACATATGGCGTAAGCAATATAACTGGTTGGCTGGATTCTTTCTTATTCAGCAATGGAGGAGGATTTGTTGATCAAACAGGGAAAAATTTACTGATTGATTCTCCTGAAACGATTGAAGTTTTGCAAGAAGTAGCTGATTTAATGCATGTCCACCATGTGATGCCACGACCGTCAGATTTGTCCACCGTTCCAGCTACAGATACAGCTCTGCTGACAAAGCGCGTAGCAATGGCAATCGATGGTCAATGGGCCATGCAGGAGTTAGGACGAGCGAGTATAGAAGACGGTTTAAATTTAGGTATTGGCGTGCTCCCCTTCTTTAAAGAACCCGCAACAACGAATTACGGAACGCCGATTGTGGCATTTGAAACAGGAAAGGAATCTGTCCATAAAGATGCAGTTGATGTGTTTTTAGCCTATATCATGAATCCAGAAAATGTACTGCCACTTATTCAAGAAGGTCTTTGGATGCCGAATGAAACGGTTTGGTACGAAGAAGATTCCAAAATAAATGAATGGACGAATACACCCATTCACCCGCCGGAATATAAAGAAGCGGTAATTGACTGGGCAAAGGAATATGTTGTTCAAAATCCTAATTATTTCTGGGACGATCGCCAGTTGGCGGGTGATATCATTACTCCTGCTTTAGATCGACTGTGGCTAAATCATAAAACAGCAGAAGAAGTCGTCCGTGAAGACATTATACCTCGAATGGACAAACAATTTGGTGATAAATACAAATAA
- a CDS encoding carbohydrate ABC transporter permease — MKQKASIQLSKGDRIFNFANYTFLTLVFIATLYPFLNVLAISLNDSTDTVRGGIYIWPREFTLENYRTIFAYDHLLTGFMNSVLRTVIGTVLGVLSSAMVAFTLSRADFHGKKFVSTVLVLTLYFSGGLIPGYMLMRELNLINTFWVYILPGMVNAFNIIIVRSFMDGLPYSLQESAKIDGANDFTIFWRIILPLCTPVLATIALFVAVGQWNAWFDTYLYNSSNPDLTTLQYELMKILQNTTMGASGDPNAFRGVGGEQAAQNVSPESIKMAISMVTIVPILLVYPFLQRFFVQGMTLGAVKS; from the coding sequence ATGAAACAAAAGGCAAGTATTCAGCTAAGTAAAGGTGATCGGATATTTAATTTTGCTAACTATACATTTTTAACACTAGTATTTATAGCGACGTTATATCCTTTTCTAAACGTGCTTGCTATATCATTAAACGATTCCACAGATACAGTAAGGGGCGGTATTTATATATGGCCCAGAGAGTTTACGTTGGAGAATTACCGGACAATCTTTGCATACGATCATTTGTTAACGGGATTTATGAACTCTGTTTTACGGACAGTTATCGGAACCGTGCTTGGCGTTTTGTCATCAGCGATGGTTGCATTTACGCTTAGTCGCGCTGATTTTCATGGTAAAAAATTTGTTTCAACTGTACTTGTACTAACCTTGTATTTTTCTGGCGGGTTAATCCCAGGTTACATGCTAATGAGAGAACTTAATTTGATTAATACTTTTTGGGTTTATATTCTTCCAGGTATGGTGAATGCATTTAATATCATTATTGTCCGTTCTTTTATGGACGGCCTGCCTTATTCATTGCAGGAGTCAGCCAAAATAGATGGCGCAAATGACTTTACCATTTTTTGGCGTATTATTTTGCCGCTTTGCACACCAGTGCTCGCAACCATTGCTCTTTTTGTTGCAGTAGGTCAGTGGAATGCCTGGTTTGATACGTATTTATATAACAGTTCAAATCCAGACTTAACGACGCTCCAATACGAATTAATGAAAATCCTTCAAAATACAACAATGGGAGCATCTGGAGATCCAAATGCATTTCGTGGAGTAGGTGGCGAACAAGCTGCGCAAAATGTATCACCTGAATCTATTAAAATGGCGATATCGATGGTGACAATTGTTCCTATCTTGCTTGTTTATCCATTCTTACAGCGCTTTTTCGTTCAAGGAATGACACTCGGTGCGGTAAAAAGCTAA
- a CDS encoding ABC transporter permease yields MKLQKKKAHTTRAMPLSQKRTFWQIVLQQRYLYLMSLPFVAWVLVFNYLPLLGWTMAFQDYRPGVPFYAQDWVGFKHFIELFQDERFYLVLRNTLVMSIMGLLVGFTFPILFAVLLNEVRLKAFKRTVQTVSYLPHFVSWVVVAGIVTKMLSVDGGIINELLISTGLADQPIQFMTKGEWFWIIVTLADLWKEMGWNSIIFLAAMAGVDPQLYEAAKVDGASRFRQIWHITLTGIRPTILVVLILSIGSLITIGFEKQFLLGNPTVVNYSEVLDLYALNYGINLGRFSYGTAIGIFNSMVAIILLFIANGIFKRYSNQSVM; encoded by the coding sequence ATGAAGCTTCAAAAAAAGAAAGCGCATACAACGAGGGCGATGCCGCTTAGTCAAAAGCGGACGTTTTGGCAGATCGTCTTACAGCAACGGTATTTATACCTTATGTCATTACCATTTGTAGCTTGGGTTCTCGTGTTTAATTATTTGCCATTGTTAGGATGGACGATGGCTTTTCAAGATTATCGCCCAGGTGTTCCGTTTTACGCGCAAGACTGGGTTGGATTCAAGCACTTTATTGAACTCTTTCAAGATGAGCGTTTTTATCTTGTTTTACGCAATACTCTTGTTATGAGCATTATGGGGTTATTGGTGGGGTTTACGTTTCCTATTTTGTTTGCAGTGCTTTTGAACGAAGTGCGGCTTAAGGCATTTAAACGGACTGTCCAAACAGTCTCTTATTTACCTCACTTCGTTTCATGGGTGGTGGTAGCTGGAATCGTTACGAAGATGTTGTCTGTTGACGGTGGGATTATCAATGAATTACTCATTTCAACTGGATTAGCAGATCAACCAATTCAATTCATGACGAAGGGTGAATGGTTTTGGATTATTGTAACTCTCGCTGATTTATGGAAGGAAATGGGTTGGAATTCAATTATCTTTTTGGCAGCGATGGCAGGTGTTGACCCGCAGTTATATGAAGCGGCAAAAGTTGATGGCGCAAGCCGATTTAGACAAATTTGGCATATTACATTAACAGGTATTCGACCAACCATATTGGTTGTCTTGATTCTATCAATTGGTAGTTTAATAACCATTGGTTTTGAAAAGCAATTTTTATTAGGAAATCCAACAGTTGTTAATTATTCAGAAGTTTTAGATTTGTACGCGTTGAATTATGGAATCAATCTCGGTAGATTTTCATATGGGACAGCGATTGGTATTTTTAACTCGATGGTAGCGATTATTCTCTTGTTTATTGCAAATGGCATATTTAAACGGTATTCCAATCAAAGTGTTATGTAG
- a CDS encoding ABC transporter substrate-binding protein gives MKRKNSWKATATVSLAGMALMTLSACNDEGTVDETTEGPITFTLFSSDPHSQWDNMQSPVSQQVIEETGVTINPEFDVNGGEQKIALMAASGDYPDFILPKGSASTLVNAGAFVDLTDLIEEHGPNLKEVYGDYFNRLKWSEEDEGIYILPTAPVDHVYSEPGNGFMLQHEVVKELGYPDIRTVEDFEEAIRTYMEENPTIDGQPTIGLSLLADDWRIMISTTNPAFYATGAPDDGEFYIDPDTYEATMHYRRDEEKEYFRWLNHMNDEGLLDPESFVQKYDQYLEKISSGRVLGLTDTDWQVADAERALRESGKQERMYGMYPVTLTEEFKHPNFQDTGYLGGWGIGISVDNEDPVRAIQFLDYLASEEGQILQNWGIEGEHYELVDGQRVISEEEMEKRNNSANYVKDTGVGVLKGFSPVYGDGVEDSSGQTFTIANPDQIKDAYTEVEKEVLDAYGVEFWKDLYPQEDEFPIKPWGAAYNIPVDSSSELRLQLQRCLDIVKRKVPEAILATPDQFDHVWDEFMSELEAAGVEEAEAAYTELIQTRVKLWED, from the coding sequence ATGAAAAGAAAAAACAGTTGGAAAGCAACAGCTACCGTCTCACTTGCAGGAATGGCTTTAATGACGCTATCTGCTTGTAATGACGAAGGCACAGTAGATGAAACAACAGAAGGGCCAATTACATTTACGTTATTTAGCTCGGATCCACATTCTCAATGGGACAATATGCAAAGCCCGGTTAGTCAACAAGTTATTGAAGAGACTGGCGTCACAATAAACCCCGAGTTTGATGTTAACGGCGGTGAACAAAAAATTGCCTTAATGGCTGCGAGTGGGGATTACCCTGATTTTATTCTACCTAAAGGATCAGCGAGCACACTTGTTAATGCGGGAGCTTTCGTAGATTTAACAGACTTAATTGAAGAACATGGACCTAACTTAAAGGAAGTTTACGGTGATTATTTTAATCGATTAAAGTGGAGCGAAGAAGATGAAGGGATCTATATTCTTCCAACTGCACCTGTGGATCATGTTTATTCAGAGCCGGGCAATGGGTTTATGCTTCAACATGAGGTTGTTAAAGAACTTGGTTATCCTGATATTCGCACGGTAGAAGATTTTGAAGAAGCTATTCGAACATATATGGAAGAAAATCCAACAATTGATGGTCAGCCAACGATTGGTTTATCGCTGCTTGCTGATGATTGGCGTATCATGATTTCGACGACGAACCCTGCTTTTTATGCGACGGGTGCTCCAGATGATGGGGAGTTTTATATTGACCCAGATACGTATGAGGCAACGATGCATTATCGCCGTGATGAAGAAAAAGAGTATTTCCGTTGGTTAAACCATATGAATGATGAAGGATTGCTTGATCCTGAAAGCTTTGTGCAAAAATACGATCAATATTTAGAAAAAATATCTTCTGGGCGTGTTCTCGGTCTAACTGATACGGATTGGCAAGTAGCAGATGCAGAGCGGGCTTTACGTGAGTCAGGAAAACAGGAACGGATGTATGGGATGTATCCAGTCACGTTAACAGAAGAATTCAAGCATCCAAACTTTCAGGACACCGGGTATCTTGGTGGCTGGGGAATCGGAATTTCAGTTGATAATGAAGACCCTGTCCGAGCCATTCAGTTTCTTGATTATCTAGCTTCAGAAGAAGGACAGATTTTGCAAAATTGGGGGATAGAAGGAGAGCATTATGAGCTTGTTGATGGACAACGAGTCATTTCAGAGGAAGAAATGGAAAAACGTAATAATAGTGCAAATTACGTAAAAGATACTGGCGTTGGTGTGTTAAAAGGCTTCTCACCGGTTTACGGTGATGGGGTAGAAGATTCTTCGGGTCAGACATTTACAATTGCAAACCCAGATCAGATAAAAGATGCTTACACAGAAGTGGAAAAAGAAGTGCTAGATGCTTACGGAGTGGAGTTTTGGAAAGACCTTTATCCCCAAGAAGATGAATTTCCAATTAAACCGTGGGGAGCAGCATACAATATCCCTGTGGATTCATCATCAGAGCTTAGGTTACAGCTACAAAGGTGTTTGGATATTGTGAAACGTAAAGTACCTGAAGCCATATTAGCTACTCCAGACCAATTTGATCATGTGTGGGACGAATTTATGAGTGAACTAGAAGCAGCTGGTGTGGAAGAAGCGGAAGCTGCCTACACGGAATTAATACAGACACGGGTTAAGTTGTGGGAGGACTAA
- a CDS encoding glycoside hydrolase family 95 protein: protein MQVKEKRPAKTWTEAYPIGNGKMGAMVYGGKKEEFLSLNHDCLWSGPPDRKENLDAFENLKKIRSAIKEQSWKQVDGLAKQMLGPYTQSYLPFGELHLNFPLIKEGREENYKRLLDLETAMVQVEAGPYRRTIFASAPDNLIVIRLESNTGTELRFSASLRTKLKTIKWTNQSRAGIAGWCPEHVDPNYYETKEPIRYKAYEESEAIRFAGAIQLIETDGQSSQSNQTLTVEKATYATIGIHLATSFVSYKNHRGTNPIEDIERSCHRIASLSFNELYKRHLSDYQELYQRMTLTLKKTKSYDQTSTSERLKNKRKSDVGRSELLFQMGRYLLIASSREGSQPANLQGIWNPHIQAPWSSNYTLNINAQMNYWHAETAGLPECHRPLLHFIKELAQEGKQIATSHYGCRGWTAHHNSDIWRQAAPAGGFGDGDPVWALWPMSGPWLARHLWEQVAFSMDLNDLEKHAYPVLREVVLFCLDWLIEDDEGIRITRPSTSPEHRFITEGGVLAAVSESATMDLAVIEDVCTIFLKASEWLQLEDELMIEVYEVLTKLKKPLIDSDGTLLEWTTNYRGEDDKHRHLSHLYSVYPGDGWTQSNQPMYYRAAKQALLKRGETGTGWSLAWKLCLWARFLDGDHTNHFVQKALNLVTEESEQYEGGGVYPNLFSAHPPFQIDGNFGFTAGVIECLIQSHEGFLRILPAVPTDWKEGRVTGVRCRGGFIVDLHWENGEVDNCTVSSSVKTLCTLVFPNTVRRVGMERQIEAAELYSFEAEAAATYSFRRDRS, encoded by the coding sequence ATGCAAGTAAAAGAGAAGCGGCCAGCAAAAACATGGACAGAGGCTTATCCCATTGGAAATGGAAAAATGGGTGCGATGGTTTACGGTGGCAAAAAGGAAGAGTTCCTTTCTTTAAACCATGACTGTCTTTGGTCAGGTCCCCCAGATAGAAAAGAAAATCTAGACGCCTTTGAAAATCTCAAAAAGATTCGCTCAGCGATTAAGGAACAGAGTTGGAAACAAGTAGATGGTTTGGCAAAGCAAATGCTTGGTCCTTATACGCAATCGTATTTGCCATTTGGAGAATTACATTTAAATTTTCCATTAATAAAAGAGGGTCGTGAAGAGAACTATAAAAGATTGCTTGATTTGGAGACCGCTATGGTACAAGTAGAGGCAGGACCATATAGACGAACAATATTTGCAAGTGCTCCTGATAATCTAATTGTCATTCGATTGGAGTCAAATACAGGTACGGAGTTACGGTTCTCTGCTTCTTTGAGAACGAAATTAAAGACGATTAAATGGACAAATCAGAGTAGAGCAGGTATTGCAGGTTGGTGCCCTGAACATGTTGATCCAAACTATTATGAAACAAAAGAGCCAATTCGTTACAAAGCCTATGAAGAATCAGAAGCAATTCGATTTGCTGGTGCTATTCAACTCATTGAAACAGATGGGCAAAGTTCGCAAAGCAATCAAACATTAACAGTAGAAAAGGCGACCTATGCTACGATTGGCATTCACCTTGCGACAAGCTTTGTCAGTTATAAAAACCATAGAGGGACAAATCCAATTGAAGATATTGAACGTTCTTGTCACCGTATTGCTTCGCTCTCTTTTAATGAGTTGTACAAACGTCATTTGAGCGACTATCAAGAGTTATACCAACGAATGACGTTGACACTAAAGAAAACAAAGTCTTACGACCAAACGAGCACTTCAGAGCGCTTAAAAAATAAAAGGAAATCAGATGTTGGACGATCAGAGTTGCTTTTTCAAATGGGGCGGTATTTGCTTATTGCTAGTTCGAGGGAAGGGTCACAACCTGCAAACTTACAAGGAATTTGGAATCCACACATCCAAGCACCTTGGAGCAGCAATTATACGTTAAATATTAATGCACAAATGAATTATTGGCATGCAGAAACGGCTGGCTTGCCGGAATGTCATCGTCCTTTGCTTCATTTCATTAAAGAACTGGCACAGGAAGGAAAGCAGATCGCGACATCCCATTATGGTTGTAGAGGATGGACAGCCCATCATAATAGCGATATATGGCGACAAGCTGCGCCGGCAGGAGGGTTTGGAGACGGAGATCCAGTTTGGGCACTATGGCCAATGTCAGGCCCTTGGCTTGCGCGTCATTTGTGGGAGCAAGTTGCTTTTTCAATGGACCTAAACGATTTAGAGAAACATGCGTATCCTGTCCTTCGTGAAGTTGTTTTATTTTGCCTTGATTGGCTGATTGAAGATGATGAAGGAATACGTATAACAAGACCGTCTACTTCACCGGAACATCGCTTCATAACAGAGGGTGGCGTGTTAGCGGCTGTGTCAGAAAGTGCGACGATGGACCTCGCTGTAATCGAAGATGTGTGTACGATCTTTTTAAAAGCAAGCGAATGGTTGCAACTAGAAGATGAATTGATGATTGAAGTATACGAGGTATTAACGAAATTAAAAAAACCATTGATTGATTCCGATGGTACCCTCCTTGAGTGGACAACGAACTATAGAGGGGAAGACGACAAACATCGTCATCTTTCTCATCTTTATAGTGTGTATCCTGGAGACGGATGGACACAGTCAAACCAACCAATGTATTACCGGGCAGCCAAACAGGCGCTTCTCAAACGGGGTGAAACTGGGACTGGCTGGAGTCTTGCTTGGAAGCTGTGTCTATGGGCTCGTTTTTTGGACGGTGACCATACGAATCACTTCGTTCAAAAGGCACTTAACCTTGTGACGGAAGAATCAGAGCAATATGAAGGTGGTGGTGTGTATCCAAATCTCTTTTCTGCCCATCCGCCGTTTCAAATTGATGGGAATTTTGGTTTTACTGCAGGCGTCATAGAGTGTCTTATTCAATCTCATGAAGGATTTCTTCGCATATTACCTGCTGTACCAACTGATTGGAAAGAAGGGAGAGTAACAGGCGTTCGTTGCAGGGGTGGTTTTATTGTTGATTTACATTGGGAGAACGGGGAAGTCGACAATTGTACAGTGTCATCTTCCGTGAAAACCCTTTGCACACTTGTGTTTCCAAATACGGTAAGAAGGGTAGGGATGGAGAGGCAGATAGAGGCAGCTGAACTGTATTCATTTGAAGCGGAAGCAGCTGCAACTTATTCTTTTAGGCGAGATCGTTCCTGA
- a CDS encoding glycoside hydrolase family 127 protein, which yields MVEQVKADVKVIDPFWGRYIDLIKEKVLPYQWAALHDEVEGAVPSHAIKNFRIAAGEEDGEFQGFVFQDSDVAKWIEAVAYTLAERPDKALESSCDELIRLIGKAQQPDGYLNTYYTIKAPGKRWTNLRDNHELYVAGHFIEAAVAYYEVTGKTSLLDAMCKFADYIAQVFGSKQGQLQGYDGHQEIELALLKLYRVTNVERYLRLSQFFIEARGKQPHFFDKEAKNRGEKEGFWFNNSYRYSQSHIPVREQQTAVGHAVRAVYMYTAMTDLAMETRDESLAETCRTLWNNVVNRQMYVTAGVGSAEYGEAFSFDYDLPNDLAYTETCASIGLVFWAKKMLELEADSRYADVMERALYNGTISGMELDGTKFFYVNPLEVWPKAAHHRHDLKHVKPNRQPWFGCACCPPNIARLIAAIGSYIYSATERTGYVHLYIGSETSLDIGGQLVELVQRSHFPWKGDVHIDVNVEKNALFTLSFRVPGWARNYQITVNGEKVVARIEKGYASIEREWQSGDQIKLSFPMEVERIHAHPKARANAGKVALQYGPIVYCVEEVDNGGGIHRLAVKTSEAIEASYQENILYGVNILTGKALRLEDPVEEQLYVREEEIESYEVPFTAIPYYAWANRGEGEMAVWLRKV from the coding sequence ATGGTTGAACAAGTAAAGGCAGACGTTAAAGTAATTGACCCATTTTGGGGCAGGTATATTGATTTAATTAAAGAAAAAGTACTTCCGTATCAGTGGGCCGCACTCCATGACGAAGTTGAGGGGGCAGTGCCTAGTCACGCCATCAAAAATTTCCGAATTGCAGCAGGTGAGGAAGATGGCGAATTCCAAGGATTTGTGTTTCAAGACAGTGATGTAGCAAAGTGGATTGAAGCAGTGGCTTATACACTTGCTGAAAGACCAGATAAAGCACTTGAGTCTTCTTGCGATGAATTAATTAGACTGATTGGCAAAGCGCAACAGCCAGATGGGTATCTTAATACCTATTATACAATTAAAGCTCCAGGAAAAAGATGGACAAATTTGCGTGATAACCACGAGTTATATGTGGCTGGGCATTTTATTGAAGCCGCAGTCGCTTATTATGAAGTAACAGGAAAAACGTCATTATTAGATGCGATGTGCAAGTTTGCAGATTATATTGCTCAAGTATTTGGGTCGAAGCAAGGACAGCTGCAAGGGTACGATGGTCACCAGGAGATTGAACTTGCACTGTTAAAGCTGTATCGTGTTACAAATGTCGAACGCTATTTGCGACTGAGTCAGTTCTTTATTGAAGCAAGGGGGAAACAGCCTCATTTCTTTGATAAGGAAGCTAAAAATAGGGGAGAGAAGGAGGGGTTTTGGTTTAACAATAGCTACCGATATTCCCAGTCACATATACCAGTGCGTGAGCAACAAACGGCCGTTGGTCACGCTGTTCGTGCTGTTTATATGTATACGGCGATGACCGATTTAGCAATGGAAACGCGCGATGAGAGTTTGGCTGAAACATGCAGAACGTTATGGAATAATGTTGTTAACCGGCAAATGTATGTTACCGCAGGAGTTGGTTCTGCTGAATACGGGGAAGCGTTTAGTTTTGATTATGATTTGCCTAATGATCTCGCATACACAGAGACATGTGCCTCGATTGGACTTGTGTTTTGGGCCAAAAAAATGTTGGAACTCGAAGCGGATAGCCGCTATGCAGATGTGATGGAGCGGGCGTTATATAACGGAACAATAAGTGGGATGGAGCTTGATGGAACAAAGTTTTTTTACGTCAATCCACTTGAAGTTTGGCCAAAAGCTGCTCATCATCGTCACGATTTAAAGCATGTGAAACCAAATCGCCAGCCTTGGTTTGGATGCGCTTGCTGTCCTCCAAACATAGCGAGATTAATTGCAGCAATCGGGTCTTATATTTACTCCGCAACTGAGCGTACAGGATATGTCCACCTCTATATTGGAAGCGAGACGTCTCTGGATATTGGAGGTCAATTAGTAGAACTTGTACAACGTTCTCATTTTCCTTGGAAAGGAGATGTTCACATTGATGTAAACGTTGAAAAAAATGCCTTGTTCACACTCTCTTTTCGAGTGCCAGGGTGGGCTCGAAATTATCAGATTACCGTGAATGGAGAGAAGGTAGTCGCAAGAATCGAGAAAGGCTACGCCTCTATCGAGCGTGAATGGCAAAGTGGAGATCAAATCAAATTGTCGTTTCCGATGGAAGTAGAAAGGATACATGCCCATCCAAAGGCAAGAGCAAATGCAGGCAAGGTTGCTTTGCAGTATGGTCCTATCGTTTATTGTGTGGAGGAAGTAGACAATGGAGGAGGAATACATCGTTTAGCCGTAAAAACGAGTGAAGCAATTGAAGCTTCTTATCAGGAAAACATTTTATATGGAGTGAACATACTTACTGGAAAAGCTTTACGCTTAGAAGATCCTGTAGAAGAACAGCTGTATGTGCGGGAAGAAGAAATAGAATCGTATGAAGTGCCATTCACAGCGATTCCTTATTATGCATGGGCAAATCGGGGTGAAGGAGAAATGGCTGTTTGGCTACGTAAAGTGTAA
- the lepB gene encoding signal peptidase I, whose translation MKENEKGNKLLDWGKSFFIALGLFFIIQFFLATSFIVQGESMEPTLTDGNRMVINKIGYTFSDPDRFDIVVFHANGQDNYVKRIIGLPGDHISYKDDQLYINGEKEEEPYLDEVKVSTTDGLDTYTNDFTLEELTGAFEVPEDHIFVLGDNRKNSLDSRRIGFIPIEDIIGSASGVYWPLNQAGFLTK comes from the coding sequence ATGAAGGAAAATGAAAAGGGAAACAAACTCTTGGATTGGGGAAAGTCTTTTTTTATTGCCCTTGGTCTTTTCTTTATTATCCAATTCTTTTTGGCTACGTCTTTCATCGTGCAAGGCGAGTCAATGGAACCGACGCTGACAGATGGGAATCGAATGGTTATAAATAAGATAGGATATACGTTTTCTGACCCAGATCGGTTTGATATTGTTGTGTTTCATGCAAATGGACAAGATAATTATGTGAAGCGAATCATTGGTTTACCAGGCGATCATATATCTTATAAAGATGATCAGTTATATATCAATGGAGAAAAGGAAGAAGAACCATATTTAGACGAAGTAAAGGTTTCGACTACGGATGGTTTAGACACCTACACAAATGATTTTACACTTGAAGAGCTGACAGGAGCTTTTGAAGTACCTGAAGACCATATTTTTGTTTTAGGGGACAACCGAAAAAATAGTTTAGACAGTCGTCGGATCGGTTTTATCCCGATAGAGGACATTATCGGTTCAGCGAGTGGCGTTTATTGGCCGTTGAATCAAGCCGGCTTTTTAACGAAGTAA
- a CDS encoding AraC family transcriptional regulator, which translates to MPDYFMMNVLYPVRYASAGRVDATKPFLHPTRTLASYVLLIGIKGILEIEQQSQLYHLGPGNTLLLKKGVEHRGHIKSEPGLSYYWFHFYLENDDAIPISKKQMDQQMMQFRQEPNSHLLSSSIFIPVFFKPQKIERLNILFNQLTDLAHSGSHTFLGASYLMTSLLIELSEQTIASYSNTKKHVEMERNIAHVIEWIRVHSHEPMSVLRVSNQFNYNSDYLTRQFKQQMGMPLQKYIALVKVTKAKDLLSRTRKTIREVAFDVGIYDEKYFMRLFKKSEGMTPSDFRKAFYRIHLTDLNE; encoded by the coding sequence ATGCCTGATTATTTCATGATGAATGTCCTCTATCCTGTTCGCTACGCTTCTGCAGGACGTGTTGATGCTACGAAGCCGTTTTTACATCCTACACGAACACTTGCTAGTTATGTGTTGTTAATCGGCATTAAAGGCATATTAGAAATCGAACAACAAAGCCAACTTTATCATCTAGGTCCTGGTAATACCCTTTTGCTAAAGAAGGGCGTAGAACACCGAGGACACATCAAATCAGAACCAGGCTTGTCCTATTATTGGTTCCACTTTTATTTAGAGAATGACGATGCCATACCTATTTCGAAAAAACAAATGGATCAGCAAATGATGCAGTTTCGACAGGAGCCAAACAGTCATCTTCTTAGCTCTTCTATTTTTATTCCAGTCTTTTTTAAGCCACAAAAGATTGAGCGTCTAAATATCTTATTTAATCAACTTACTGACCTAGCACATTCAGGCTCTCATACGTTTCTTGGAGCAAGTTACCTAATGACCTCGCTGTTAATTGAACTGTCTGAACAAACAATAGCATCCTACTCAAACACAAAAAAACATGTGGAGATGGAAAGGAACATCGCCCATGTGATTGAATGGATTCGCGTTCACTCTCATGAGCCCATGAGTGTCTTACGCGTCTCGAATCAATTTAATTACAATTCAGATTATTTGACAAGGCAATTTAAACAACAAATGGGAATGCCCTTACAAAAATACATCGCTCTTGTGAAAGTAACAAAAGCCAAAGACCTTCTATCGCGTACAAGGAAAACCATAAGAGAAGTCGCTTTTGATGTAGGTATTTACGATGAGAAATACTTTATGCGTCTCTTTAAAAAGTCAGAGGGGATGACGCCATCTGACTTTCGTAAAGCGTTTTACCGCATTCATTTAACTGATTTGAATGAATGA